TCCTACGACCACGTCAACTGGTTCCGCATTCCGACCCAATTCGAAGGCGACAGCCTGCGCTTCTGCCTCGAAGCCGAGCAGACCCACGCCTGGTTCGCCTACTTCGAACCTTACAGCCGTGGCCGTCACGACTGGCTGATCGAGCAAGCGCTGACCAAGGCCGGCACCGAACTGCTGGCCACCGGCAAAAGCGTCGAAGGCCGCGACATCCAGCTGCTGCGCAAAGGCACCGGCGCCGAAGGTCGCCGCAAGATCTGGATCATCGCCCAGCAACACCCGGGCGAGCACATGGCCGAATGGTTCATGGAAGGCGTGATCGAGCGCCTGGAACGTCATGACGATCCAGTGTTGAACAAACTGCTGGCCAGCGCCGATCTGTACCTGGTGCCGAACATGAACCCGGACGGAGCCTTCCACGGTCACCTGCGCACCAACGCCATGGGCCAGGACCTGAACCGCGCCTGGCAGAACGCCAGTCAGGAAGTCAGCCCGGAAGTACTTTTCGTACAGCAGCAGATGGAAAAGTACGGCGTCGATCTGTTCCTCGACGTACACGGCGACGAAGAAATCCCCCACGTGTTCACCGCCGGCTGCGAAGGCAATCCGGGCTACACCCCGCGAATCGAAAAGCTCGAAGAACACTTCCGCAGCCACCTGAAGCACACCACCAAAGACTTCCAGACCAAGTACGGCTACACCCGCGACGAACCGGGCCAGGCCAACATGACCCTGGCCTGCAACAGCGTCGGCCAGAAATTCGACTGCCTGTCGCTGACCCTGGAAATGCCGTTCAAGGATCACGATGACGCGCCGAACCCGCTCACCGGCTGGTCGGGCAAACGCTCGAAGCAACTGGGCAACGACGTGCTGACCACCATCGCGGACATGGTCGACACCCTGCGCTGATCGCCCCTGATTTTCGCTTCACGAAAGATCGCAGCCTGTCTGCGATCTTTTTTTTGCGCTGACTTTTACCCAATCAGGTTGCAAATCAAAACTGGATTGCTTACCGTCAATCAAGTTTCAATTTGAAACCTGAAAGGATCCGGGAAATGAAAACTGCAACACTCGATAAAGGTGTCGTACTGCTTTTCGCCATCGCTTGCGGCCTCGCGGTGGGCAACGTGTATTACGCCCAGCCGCTGCTGGATGCGATGGCCGACGCCTTTGGCCTGTCGCCGGGCAGCATCGGCATAGTCATGACGCTGACCCAGGTCGGTTACGGCCTTGGGCTGTTATTGCTCGTGCCCCTCGGCGACCTGCTCAACCGCCGGCGGTTGATCGTCACGCAAACGCTGTTGTCCGCCGCAGCCTTGCTGATGATTGCTCTGGCCTCGAACAGCGCCTGGCTGCTGATCGGCGTCACCCTGACCGGTCTGCTTGCCGTGGTCACCCAGGTGCTGGTCGCCTACGCCGCAACCCTGGCCGTCCCTGCGCAACGCGGAAAGGTTGTGGGCGTGATCACCAGCGGAATCGTCGTCGGCATTCTGCTCGCGCGCACGGTAGCGGGCGGCATGGCCGATCTGGCGGGCTGGCGCTCGATCTATCTGCTATCGGCGGGATTGACGCTGGTGATGGCCGCGCTGCTGTTTCGGGTGTTGCCCAAAGATGAAGACGTACGGCCGACCACGCGTTACGTGGCACTGATCGCTTCAGTGTTCAGCCTGTTTCGTGAGGAACCGGTGCTGCGTCAACGAGCAATCCTCGCCCTGCTCACCTTCGCCAGCGCCATGGTGCTGTGGACGCCGATGGTGTTGCCGCTGGCCGCCCCGCCGCTGTCGCTTTCCCACAGTGAAATCGGATTGTTCGGACTCGCCGGCGCGGCAGGCGCACTGGCCGCTGCCAGAGCCGGACACCTGGCGGATCGAGGATTGGGACAATGGGTCAGCGGCCTGTCGCTGCTGCTGATGCTGGGCTCGTGGCTGCCGATCGCACTCACCCAATCTTCGTTGTGGGCGCTGCTGCTTGGCGTCATCACTCTGGATCTGGGCTTGCAGGCCGTGCACGTCACCAGCCAGAGCATGATCTACAGCGTCCGCCCGGAGGCGCAGAGCCGACTGACCGCCGGCTACATGCTGTTTTACTCGATTGGCAGCGCCTTGGGCTCAATCGCCTCGACGGCCATGTACGCCTGGGCAGGATGGCCGGGCGTCTGCTGGCTGGGTGCGGCAATCAACATGGTCGCGTTGCTTTATTGGTGGCGAACGCTGGCCACACCGAAACGTGGCGAGGCTGCTTGCGCCCTCGCCACGTCAGACTGACACACGATCAACCTCGATTGCGTCCCCGCAGCATGCTGTCGAGCACTTCGTCGCGGCGCACCCAGCCATGGAACAACGCCGCCGCCAGATGCAGCAGCACGGTCAGGAACAACAGATACGCCAGATACCCGTGAGCCTTGCGCAGCAACGCAAACACCTGCGCATCCGCCGGCACGATCGACGGCAATTGCAGGGACGTGCCGAGCATCACCGGATCCCCCGCCGCGCTGATCATCGCCCAGCCCAACAGCGGCAACACCAGCATCAGCGCGTACAACAACAGATGAGAGGCCTTGGCCGCCATCACCTGCCAGCCCGGCAGATCCGCCGGCAGCGGCGGCTGACGGGTGCCCAGTCGCACCAGAATGCGCACGATCACCAAAGCGAGAATTGCGATGCCCAGCGGCTTGTGCAGGTTGATCAGCCATTCATGCCGCG
The window above is part of the Pseudomonas fluorescens genome. Proteins encoded here:
- a CDS encoding M14 family metallopeptidase produces the protein MTVAKSSFDISANFDSGNIQVIDISNPLNPVLAIRPDTRSAHFQWFHFKASGLHVHQEHWFRLVNASQSSYNKAWTGYQAVASYDHVNWFRIPTQFEGDSLRFCLEAEQTHAWFAYFEPYSRGRHDWLIEQALTKAGTELLATGKSVEGRDIQLLRKGTGAEGRRKIWIIAQQHPGEHMAEWFMEGVIERLERHDDPVLNKLLASADLYLVPNMNPDGAFHGHLRTNAMGQDLNRAWQNASQEVSPEVLFVQQQMEKYGVDLFLDVHGDEEIPHVFTAGCEGNPGYTPRIEKLEEHFRSHLKHTTKDFQTKYGYTRDEPGQANMTLACNSVGQKFDCLSLTLEMPFKDHDDAPNPLTGWSGKRSKQLGNDVLTTIADMVDTLR
- a CDS encoding MFS transporter; protein product: MKTATLDKGVVLLFAIACGLAVGNVYYAQPLLDAMADAFGLSPGSIGIVMTLTQVGYGLGLLLLVPLGDLLNRRRLIVTQTLLSAAALLMIALASNSAWLLIGVTLTGLLAVVTQVLVAYAATLAVPAQRGKVVGVITSGIVVGILLARTVAGGMADLAGWRSIYLLSAGLTLVMAALLFRVLPKDEDVRPTTRYVALIASVFSLFREEPVLRQRAILALLTFASAMVLWTPMVLPLAAPPLSLSHSEIGLFGLAGAAGALAAARAGHLADRGLGQWVSGLSLLLMLGSWLPIALTQSSLWALLLGVITLDLGLQAVHVTSQSMIYSVRPEAQSRLTAGYMLFYSIGSALGSIASTAMYAWAGWPGVCWLGAAINMVALLYWWRTLATPKRGEAACALATSD
- a CDS encoding cytochrome b, with the translated sequence MSTQPTHFNPLARLLHWLMALMIIAMLFIGAGMVTSVSARHEWLINLHKPLGIAILALVIVRILVRLGTRQPPLPADLPGWQVMAAKASHLLLYALMLVLPLLGWAMISAAGDPVMLGTSLQLPSIVPADAQVFALLRKAHGYLAYLLFLTVLLHLAAALFHGWVRRDEVLDSMLRGRNRG